In Terriglobales bacterium, a genomic segment contains:
- a CDS encoding phosphate-starvation-inducible PsiE family protein: MAESTVRQRFDYSLSVAEMAIYSALAVLLSLTILAALASACKLLLDSVIHWTVATQTLRVLNELLIVLMLVEILHTVRISIRSQVLVTEPFLVVGLIASIRRILVISLEMATLGKELVWTSDSTQVFRSSMIELGLLGLLVLVLVFSITLLRRYPAAHAKDS; this comes from the coding sequence ATGGCAGAAAGCACCGTGCGTCAGCGCTTTGACTATTCGCTTAGCGTTGCCGAGATGGCAATTTATTCCGCGCTGGCTGTGTTGCTTTCGCTGACGATCCTCGCTGCCCTCGCCAGTGCGTGCAAGCTGCTCCTCGATAGCGTGATTCACTGGACGGTAGCAACGCAGACACTGCGAGTCCTAAACGAACTGCTCATTGTGCTGATGCTCGTCGAGATTCTGCATACCGTTCGCATCTCCATTCGCTCGCAAGTTCTGGTCACAGAGCCATTCCTCGTCGTCGGCCTAATCGCCTCGATTCGGCGCATTCTCGTAATCAGCCTGGAGATGGCCACTCTCGGCAAGGAGTTGGTATGGACGAGCGATAGCACGCAAGTTTTCCGCTCTTCCATGATTGAACTTGGTTTGCTTGGTCTGCTCGTTCTAGTCCTGGTATTTTCGATTACGCTTTTGCGGCGCTACCCTGCTGCCCATGCAAAGGACTCCTGA
- a CDS encoding YfdX family protein, producing MKDVINILLAPAIAILLALCLTLASCSSAKNSSENSTVNAATHTQNQTQSPPDLQKQRQEAEQQARPDVEKERKQAEDEASKNLDQEAKAAIDETQKAIDAIAANKNDQALAAIEQATGKINILLARNPATALIPVSLEVEVIDAAPHDSKAIAEIAKNASKAVDDKNYPAARVLLYALTSEIRMRTYNLPLATYPAALQEAAHLLDQKEPLEASKVLLTALDTLMAVDRVTPLPLVLAREAIEQAKAKSRTDKAMAQTLVETAKKETERAKELGYAGRDPEYVALNTDISNLEKQLKGNEDATSVFAKLEDRLSAFLKRQSQQERR from the coding sequence ATGAAAGATGTGATCAATATTTTGCTGGCTCCGGCGATCGCGATCCTGCTCGCCTTGTGCTTAACGTTGGCTTCTTGTAGTTCAGCCAAGAACTCTAGCGAGAATTCGACGGTTAACGCGGCGACGCACACCCAAAACCAGACGCAGTCTCCGCCTGACCTGCAGAAACAACGGCAAGAGGCTGAGCAGCAGGCGCGACCTGACGTCGAAAAAGAGCGCAAACAAGCAGAGGACGAAGCTTCAAAAAATCTGGATCAGGAAGCCAAGGCCGCCATCGACGAAACTCAGAAGGCGATCGATGCCATCGCTGCAAATAAGAATGACCAAGCCCTGGCGGCGATCGAGCAGGCCACCGGCAAGATCAACATCTTGCTGGCTCGCAATCCGGCCACGGCGCTCATCCCTGTCAGCCTTGAGGTCGAAGTCATTGACGCGGCGCCACACGATAGCAAGGCCATTGCGGAGATTGCGAAGAATGCATCGAAGGCGGTGGATGACAAGAACTACCCAGCTGCGCGCGTGTTGCTTTACGCTTTGACTAGCGAGATTCGCATGCGCACCTACAACCTTCCGCTGGCGACGTATCCCGCTGCTTTGCAGGAGGCTGCACATCTGCTTGACCAGAAGGAGCCGCTGGAGGCCAGCAAAGTGCTATTGACCGCGCTTGACACTCTGATGGCCGTGGATCGAGTTACTCCTCTGCCGCTAGTTCTGGCTCGCGAAGCGATCGAGCAAGCCAAGGCAAAGAGTCGGACCGACAAGGCCATGGCACAAACGCTGGTCGAAACAGCGAAGAAGGAAACTGAGCGAGCCAAAGAACTCGGCTACGCAGGCCGGGATCCGGAATACGTAGCCTTGAACACCGACATCTCGAACCTGGAAAAACAGCTTAAGGGAAATGAAGATGCAACCTCCGTTTTCGCTAAGCTCGAGGATCGATTGTCGGCGTTCCTGAAGCGGCAGTCGCAGCAAGAGCGGCGCTGA
- a CDS encoding lipid-binding SYLF domain-containing protein has protein sequence MNKLILLVAMLAFAGPLWASAANTKVEERLQNAGEVLQEVMNAPDKGIPLEIVEHAKCIAVIPNQIKAGFVVAAKFGKGVATCHTERGWSAPAFFTITGGGWGAQIGIASIDNVLMIMNQRGMDHLLSAKFQIGADASAAAGPVGRHAAAGTDWKMETEILSYARARGVFAGVSLDGAVVHPDQEATKIVYGKLLPPREILTGKVQPPETVRSFLAAVREVEEKAKKES, from the coding sequence ATGAACAAACTGATACTACTCGTCGCGATGCTTGCTTTCGCGGGACCCTTGTGGGCAAGTGCAGCCAACACGAAAGTCGAAGAGCGTCTGCAGAATGCTGGTGAGGTTTTGCAGGAAGTCATGAACGCGCCTGACAAAGGGATTCCGCTGGAAATTGTTGAACACGCCAAGTGCATTGCCGTGATTCCCAACCAGATCAAAGCGGGGTTCGTGGTGGCCGCGAAGTTCGGAAAGGGGGTAGCGACCTGCCATACAGAAAGAGGATGGAGCGCGCCGGCCTTCTTCACGATTACAGGCGGCGGATGGGGCGCTCAGATCGGGATTGCGAGCATCGACAACGTCCTCATGATCATGAACCAACGCGGGATGGATCATTTGCTCTCGGCAAAATTCCAAATTGGCGCGGACGCATCCGCCGCCGCGGGTCCGGTGGGACGACATGCCGCTGCGGGAACCGATTGGAAGATGGAGACCGAAATTCTGAGTTATGCACGAGCCAGGGGTGTCTTCGCCGGTGTGTCGCTCGATGGAGCCGTCGTGCATCCCGATCAGGAAGCCACAAAAATCGTGTACGGCAAGTTGCTTCCGCCCCGAGAAATCCTGACTGGGAAAGTTCAACCTCCTGAAACTGTCCGCTCGTTTCTAGCCGCGGTCCGGGAAGTGGAGGAGAAAGCAAAGAAAGAGTCTTGA